One stretch of Armigeres subalbatus isolate Guangzhou_Male chromosome 2, GZ_Asu_2, whole genome shotgun sequence DNA includes these proteins:
- the LOC134209533 gene encoding uncharacterized protein LOC134209533: MAIDLPSTPVYALDQIPPSIQLAVPVFHQPNHVDLILEVEISVELFNVTGRIQLGNGLPTLVNSVFGWVVSGETTQPSITTPIICNIATVSDINNLMEKFWSIEEDSVRSCYSVEEIACEEHFRRTFSRNPDGRYIVRLPVKEEVIVNLVDNRRTAIRRFRLLQTQLARNEELNQHYCDFMNEYLTSGHMQRVEENQSSPRPCYYLPHHAVVKEDSTTTRVRVVFDASCPTPNGPSLNDALMVGPIVQENLRSIIMRSRIRPVLLNADIKQMYRQILTDHQSNNLQHIVWSPSHEVPLYTYELKTVTYGTASAPFLATRVLQQLAEDEQDNFPDAAHVLRKDFYVDDLYSGANTIEEAVALRKQLEALLQKGGFELRKWISNESAVVQDVAPEKKAVQSTIDLERDLSVKTLGLHWVPNTDMLRPLVPLNDDPSDFEALTPGHFLTGSALKAVPDYDYSSTPFNRLRQWQQTQKIFHDIWKRWHSEYLATLQPRTKWLKAAADIEIGRLVIIKDENSPPLRWEMGRIVEVHAGADNIVRVVTL; the protein is encoded by the exons ATGGCAATCGATCTTCCTTCCACCCCAGTATATGCCTTAGACCAGATCCCTCCAAGCATTCAGCTAGCAGTTCCTGTCTTCCATCAGCCGAACCATGTTGATCTCATATTGGAAGTAGAAATATCCGTTGAGCTTTTCAATGTGACAGGCCGAATCCAGCTTGGGAATGGATTACCAACTCTCGTGAATTCCGTCTTCGGCTGGGTCGTTTCCGGGGAAACCACACAGCCTTCTATCACCACTCCAATCATTTGTAATATTGCCACCGTGAGTGACATCAACAATCTCATGGAGAAATTTTGGTCCATCGAAGAAGACAGCGTTCGTTCTTGTTACTCTGTTGAAGAAATTGCGTGTGAAGAGCATTTCCGCCGAACATTTTCTCGAAATCCCGACGGTCGCTACATCGTGCGTCTTCCTGTAAAAGAAGAGGTGATCGTAAATCTCGTTGACAATCGCCGTACTGCTATTCGTCGTTTCCGGTTACTGCAAACTCAACTTGCGCGAAATGAAGAACTCAACCAACATTATTGTGACTTTATGAACGAGTATTTGACATCGGGTCATATGCAACGCGTTGAAGAGAATCAATCATCTCCGAGACCATGTTATTATCTACCCCATCATGCTGTCGTTAAAGAGGACAGTACCACCACAAGGGTACGAGTTGTTTTTGACGCGTCTTGTCCCACACCAAATGGCCCATCTTTAAATGATGCACTTATGGTCGGCCCAATAGTGCAAGAAAACCTAAGGTCCATTATTATGCGTTCTCGAATCCGCCCGGTTCTTCTCAACGCCGATATTAAGCAGATGTATCGGCAGATTCTTACTGATCATCAAAGCAACAATTTACAGCACATCGTCTGGAGTCCTTCACACGAAGTCCCACTCTATACATACGAATTGAAAACCGTTACATACGGTACCGCCAGCGCTCCTTTTCTTGCCACAAGGGTACTGCAACAACTCGCCGAAGACGAGCAGGACAATTTCCCGGATGCTGCGCACGTGCTTCGGAAAGACTTTTATGTCGATGATTTATACTCTGGAGCAAACACGATAGAAGAAGCTGTTGCTTTGCGAAAGCAACTGGAAGCACTTTTACAGAAGGGGGGATTTGAATTACGTAAATGGATCTCCAACGAATCAGCTGTTGTACAAGACGTTGCTCCTGAGAAGAAAGCCGTTCAATCCACTATCGATTTAGAACGAGATCTAAGTGTGAAAACGCTCGGACTGCATTGGGTGCCAAACACCGACATGCTACG GCCTCTTGTTCCGCTAAACGACGACCCTAGCGACTTCGAGGCGCTTACTCCTGGCCACTTCCTTACCggcagtgcattgaaagcagttCCGGATTACGACTACTCCTCGACACCGTTCAATCGTCTTCGTCAATGGCAGCAAACACAGAAAATATTCCACGACATTTGGAAAAGATGGCACTCCGAATACCTTGCCACACTTCAGCCAAGAACGAAATGGTTGAAAGCCGCTGCTGACATAGAAATCGGTCGACTGGTGATCATTAAAGATGAAAATTCTCCACCTCTGCGATGGGAAATGGGACGTATCGTGGAAGTTCATGCCGGGGCCGACAACATCGTTCGTGTTGTTactttatag